DNA from Variovorax sp. V213:
CACGAACTACGGCGTGAGCTTTCCGATGATGGAAAAGATCGACGTCAACGGCAGCAACGCCACGCCGCTCTACCAGTGGCTCACCAAGGAAAAGCCGGGCCTTTTGGGCAGCACGGCCATCAAATGGAACTTCACCAAGTTCCTGGTCGGGCGCGACGGGCAGGTGCGCAAGCGCTATGCGCCGCTCGACACGCCCGCCTCGCTCACGCGCGACATCGAGGCCGCGCTGGCTGCGGGCTGAGGCTCCTGCTCAGAAGCGGAAGCTGGCGGTCTTGGAGCCGCCGCCCACCGTCACCGACTGGCTCTTGGCATTGCCGCCGGTCGTGGTGGCATCGATGGTGTAGCGGCCGGCCGGAATGTCGACCAGGCAGACCGGCCCGCTGGCGCGCAAGGCCAGCGAAGGCGCCCCATCGGCACCCTTGATGTCGACCTGCACGTCTGCCAGGTAGGCGCCGTCGGCGCGCGCGAAAAGCAGCGCCAGCGGATGCTCCTTCATGGCGGCGCGCATGGCGTTCGATTCGTCCGAGCCGATGCCGCCGCAGACATAGCGCACCGCGCCCTCGCCCTTCCACTGCGGCATGGCCGACTGGGCCTGTGCTCCGAAGGCGCCGGCCGCGCAGGCGCAGGCCAGCAGGGCACGCCGCAAGTTCTTCGAAACGATAAAAGCTTGAACGGAAGACATGGGGCTGACTCCTGGGAAGATCGGTGCGGCCATGATGCCGTGCGAACGGACCCCGCGCGAGTCGGACCAGAGCGCTCTTCGGTGTGCGATCAGGCCGTCGCCAGGGCAGCGTCCAGCAGCTCGACCCAGTGGCGGACCGGCGTTTCCTGGCTGCCGCTTTGCAGATGCGTGATGCAGCCGATGTTGGCCGAGGCGATGACGCTCGGCTGCAGTTGCTTCAGATGCCCGAGCTTGCGGTCGCGCAGCGGGTAGGCCAGTTCGGGCTGCAGCACCGAGTAGGTGCCGGCCGAGCCGCAGCACAGGTGCGACTCGTTCATGGCCACGCGCACGTCGAAGCCGAGCGCGCGCAGATGCGTCTCGACCCCGCCGCGCAGCTTCTGGCCGTGCTGCAGCGTGCAGGGCGGGTGGTAGGCGACCACGCCCTGCGGCGCGTGCACCCGGGCCTTCAGCGCCGGCACCAGATCGGGCAGCAGCTCGCTCAGGTCGCGCGTCAACTCGCTGATGCGCGCCGCCTTGGCGGCATAGGCCGGGTCGTGCTGCAGGATATGGCCGTACTCGCGCACCGTGACGCCGCAGCCCGAGGCGTTCATCACGATGGCCTCGGCCTCGTTGCGCTCCACCATCGGCCACCAAGCATCGATGTTGGCGCGCATCTGCGCCTTGCCGCCCTCCTGGTCGTTGAGGTGGAACTTCACGGCGCCACAGCAGCCGGCCTCCTTCGCGATCACGGCCTGGATGCCCGCGGCGTCGAGCACGCGCGCCGTCGCGCTGTTGACGTTGGGCATCATCGACGGCTGTACGCAGCCCGCGAGCATCAGCATCTTGCGCGCATGCGTGGCTGTGGGCCAGGCGCCGGCCTCCTGCTTCGCGGGCACCTTGGCCCTGAGCGCCTCGGGCAACAGCCCGCGCACCGATTGGCCGAACGCCATCGCGGGACCGAAGAGCGGCGACGGCAGCCCTTCCTTCAGCAGCCAGCGCGTGGCCGATTCCATGGCGGGGCGCGGCACTTTCTCGTCGACGATCTTTCGGCCGATGTCGACCAGGTGGCCGTACTGCACGCCGCTCGGGCAGGTGCTTTCGCAATTGCGGCAGGTCAGGCAACGGTCGAGGTGCAGCTGCGTGCTGCGCGTCGGCGCCTTGCCTTCGAGCACCTGCTTGATCAGGTAGATGCGGCCGCGCGGTCCGTCGAGCTCGTCGCCGAGCAGCTGGTAGGTGGGACAGGTGGCGGTGCAGAAGCCGCAGTGCACGCACTTGCGCAGGATGGCTTCGGCCTCGCGGCCGTCGTCGGTGTCGCGGAATTCGGGGGCGAGCTCGGTTTGCATGGAAGTTGAACGTGTCGGGTCGCTGGGCTTCAGGCGGCCGCGAGAAGCCGGGCCCGGTCGAAGATGCCGTGGGGGTCGAACTCGCGCATCAGGGCATGGTGGATGCGCGCGACGGGTGCGCTCAACGCATCGAAGCGTCGGGCACCGGCGCCTGCTGTGGAGGCAGGGGGCATCCTGAACAGCGTGGCATGCCCACCTGCCGCATGCGCCGCTTCGCGAATGAGAGAGGCGCGTTCGAGCGGAGCCTTGTACCAGCGCTGCCCGCCGTGCCATTCGATCAAGGGCACGCCGCCATCGCGCAGCGCGAGCACCGGTGCCGTCTGCGGCACCGACAGGCGCCAGAGTGCGACTGAGCCGTCAGCGGCGGCGAACCACCGATGCTGCTGGTCGCGCAGCGATTGCCATCCGGCAGCGGCGACGACGTTATCCATGCGCTCGCCGCCCAGGTGCGCGCAGGCGGCTTCTACCGCCGCGGCGGCGCCACGCAGCCGCAGCCGCAACGTGCCGGTGCCCGCAGCCTCGAACCAGCAGCTCGCATTCAATGGCAGGGGCCGGCCTCCCCACTCGTTGAGCAGGCGCAGGGCGTCCGCCTGGCTGCAGGAAAAGGCCAGCGTGGCCTCGGCGGGCGCAACGGGGAGCACCTTGAGGCTCACTTCGGCAATCACGCCCAGCGTGCCGAGCGAGCCCGCCAGCACGCGCGAGACGTCGTAGCCCGCCACGTTCTTCATCACCTGGCCGCCGAAGCCCAACACCTCGCCGCGGCCGTTGACCAGCGTGGCGCCCAGCACGTAGTCGCGCACCGCGCCCACGCTGGCGCGCGCGGGGCCGCTGAGCCCGGCGGCCACCATGCCGCCCACGGTACCCGCGCCGGCCGTGCCGAAATGCGGCGGCTCGAAAGGCAGGCACTGCCCCTTTTCGGCCAGCGCGGCCTCGAGTTCAGCGAGCGGCGTGCCGGCGCGCGCGGTGACGACCAGTTCGCTCGGTTCATAGCTCGTGATGCCGGTGAGCCCGACAGTGCTCAAGGCCTCGCCATGCGGCGGCTCGCCGTAAAAATCCTTGGTGCCGCCGCCGCGGATGCGAAGCGGCGCGGCCTCGGCGGCCGCGGCGCGAATGCGCTCGGCGATCTGGCTGAGGGCAGGTTCCATGTCTTTTTCTTTTGTTATTCAGAAACGCGGCAGATCGGGGTGCGGCAGCCTGCCGCCGCGCACCACCTGCTTGCCGTATTCGGCGCAGCGCTGCAGCGTGGGAATCGCCTTGCCGGGGTTCAACAGCCCGGCCGGATCGAAGGCGCGCTTGACGCCGAACATCTGCTCGTTCTCGGCCGCGGTGAACTGCACGCACATGCTGTTGAGCTTCTCCACGCCCACGCCATGCTCGCCCGACACGGTGCCCCCCATGGCCACGCTGGTCTCGAGGATGTCGGCGCCGAACAGCTCGCAGCGATGCAGCTCGTCGGGGTCGTTGGCGTCGAACAGCACCAGCGGATGCAGGTTGCCGTCGCCCGCGTGGAACACGTTGCAGCAGCGCAGCTGGTATTTTTTCTCCATCTCCTGGATGGCCAGCAGGATGTCGGCCAGCCGCTTGCGCGGAATGGTGGAGTCCAGGCACATGTAGTCGGGGCTGATGCGGCCCGAGGCCGGAAAGGCGTTCTTGCGGCCGCTCCAGAACTTCATGCGTTCGTCTTCGCTGGTGCTCACCGCAATGGCGGTGGCACCGGAGGAGCGCAGTACGGCGGTCATGCGGCCGATTTCTTCTTCCACTTCTTCGGGCGTGCCGTCGGATTCGCACAGCAGGATCGCTGCCGCATCGAGGTCGTAGCCGGCGCGCACGAAGTCTTCGACCGCGGCGGTCATCGGCTTGTCCATCATCTCGAGACCCGCCGGGATGATGCCGGCGGCGATCACCGCGGCCACCGCATCGCCGGCTTTGCGCACGTCGTCGAAGCTGGCCATGATGCAGCGCGCGAGCTGCGGCTTGGGCACGAGCTTGACAGTGACCTCGGTGGTCACGGCCAGCATGCCTTCGCTGCCGATGACCAGCGCGAGCAGGTCCAGGCCCGGCGCGTCGAGCGCCTCGCCACCGAATTCGATGGCCTCGCCCTCGGCGGTGAAGCCGCGCACGCGCAGCACGTTGTGCAGCGTGAGGCCGTATTTCAGGCAATGCACGCCACCCGAGTTCTCGGCCACGTTGCCGCCGATGGTGCAGGCGATCTGGCTCGATGGATCGGGCGCGTAGTAGAGGTTGAAGGGCGCGGCAGCCTCGCTGATGGCGAGATTGCGCACGCCGCACTGCACCACGGCCGTGCGGCTAAGCGGGTCGATCTTCAGGATGCTGTTGAACTTGGCGAGCGAGAGCGTCACGCCCAGCGCATGCGGCATCGCGCCGCCCGAGAGCCCGGTGCCCGCGCCGCGCGCCACCACGGGCACGCCGAGCCCGTGGCAGGTCTTGAGCACCGCCGCCACCTGGACCTCGGTTTCGGGCAGCGCCACCACCAGCGGCCGCTGCCGGTAGGCGGTGAGGCCGTCGCATTCATAGGGCGTGGTGTCCTCGGCATGCCAGATGAGCGCGTGCGCCGGCAGGTGGGCCTGCAGGGCGCGCACGATCTGCGACTGGCGGTCGGTCTTCTGCAGCGAATCGTGCTGGACGGCGGTGAGCGGCGCGTTCATGTGTATGTCTCGTGGTGCCTCGCACTCTACGCAAATGCGGCGCGGCCGGGTTGAAGCTTTTTCGCGTCGGGCTTGAGAGAACTTCGCCGGCCATCCGCGCCCGGCTCAGGCCGAGCCCAGCCGAGTGCAGCCGCGGAATCGGCTCCGCCGGGCCCCGGGGGCGTTCAATTCATGCTCTGCGCCAGCCAGTCGACAAAGGCGGCGCATTCCCAGCGCTCCAGAGTGCCGGGCTGCCAGCAGATGGTGTGGCGGTGCGGCGACGGCACGGGCCGGTCGGAGAGCGGCACCAGCCGGCCCGATTCGAACCAGGCGGCGCCCATCTTCAGGCGCACCAGCGCCACGCCAAAGCCGCTCGCGGCCGCGTCGTAGACCAGGCCCAGGTCGTTGAACTGGGAGCCGACGTGCGGCTCGGGCTGGTCGATTGCGCAGCTCGCGAACCAGGTGCCCCAGGGCTCCAGCGGGCTGCGGATCAGCCGTGCGCTCGCGATCTCGGCCGCGGTGCGGAAACCATTGAACGGTCCGAACTCGTTGAGATAGCTCGGGCTGCAGGCGGGCACCACCTCTTCCTCCAGCAGCAGCCGGTGTTCGCAGTCGGCGTATGCGCCGCTGCCATAGCGGACTTCGAGATCGGCCTGCTCGGCCGTGACGTCGAGCAGCGGAATCGACACCTGCAGCACCAGTTCGATGTCCGGGCAGATGTTGCGGAACAATTCGAGTCGCGGCATCAGGAACACACGGCTGAAGGTGGGCGTGACGGCGATGCGCAGGCGTGTTGCGCGCTGCTGCGCCGCATGGCCGCCCGGCGTGGCCTGCAGCGCCGCAAGGCCGGTGCGCACGTTGGCAAGGTAGGCCGCGCCGTCGGCCGTGAGGCTGAAGTCGCTGCGGCCGAAGAGCTTGAAGCCCACATGCGATTCCAGCTGGCGGATGCGGTGGCTCACCGCGCTGGGCGTGACGCACAGCTCGTCCGCCGCGCGGCCTGCATGCCGCAGCCGCGCCAGGGTCTCGAAGGTCAGCAGGCACTGGATCGGCGGGATGTGCTGCAGGGCCATCGCGTGGCCTCTCAATCTTCGAAGAAATTGACCGGCAGGCCAGGAATGTCGACTTGCATCGCAATCACTCTGCCCGAGGCCGGGAGCCTCTCGATCTCGCTGGCGGGCCGCCCCTTGCGCCCGCTGGTGACGAAGAGCGTCTTCAGGTCGTCGCCGCCGAAGCAGGGCATGGTCGGGCACTGAACGGGGACGGACACCGAGGCGACGATCTCGCCGGACGGCGCGAACCGCAGCAGCTGTGCACCTTCGAACATCGCGACCCAGTAGTGGCCCTGCGCATCGACCGTGGCGCCATCGGGCCGGCCTTCGTAGCGCACGGGCGACTCGGGTGCCCAGCCTTCGGGCTTGGCCTCGAACTGGTGGAACACGCGCGCACGCGAGAGCGAGTTGGCCTCGGCGTCCCAGTCCCACGCACGCACCACGTGCGCGGCGGTGTCGGCCCAGTAGAGGGTGCGGCCATCGGGCGAAAACGCGAGTCCGTTGGCGGTGGTGGACTCGTTGGCCATCTGCGCCAATGTGGGCGCCACGCCGGTGCCGGGGCGCGCATCGAAGCAGTAGAGCGCGGCGTTGGCCCGGTCCTTGGCCTCGTTGAGCGAACCGCCCCAGAAACGGCCGAGCGCATCGCATTTGCCGTCGTTGAACCGCATGGTGCGCACGTCATGCGCCACGCGCGCCATCGCGACCAGTTCACCACCCCATTCGCGGGCCCGGTAGATTCCGTCGCGCAGCGCGATCACGAAGCCGCCGCTCCTGGCCGGCGCCATGCAGCCGGGCTCGGTGGCCAAGGCCCAGCGCTCCACCCTGGCCGACGGCGTGCCGATTTCGCCGCGCGTGCGCAGCACCGCGCGCCCCGGAATATCGAGCCAGTAAAGCGCGCGTTCTTGCGGGTGCCAGAACGGCGATTCGCCGAGCTCGCAGAGGCTGTTTTCGAGGGTGGTCCACATGATCTGCGGATTGTGCATCCGCGGCCCCGAAGACAAAAAAAAGCCCGCTGGCGCCGAAGCGCTCGCGGGCTGAACATCCAAAGGAGACCTTGCTGAAAAAGGATCGCTTCTTGTGGTTCTTATAACCAGCCTTTGCGCCGTATGCCTTCTTCGTGGAACACCGAGGAACCGGCTTTGCCGGGCCTCTGGTGTTGCCCCCGGCAGGGGGGTTGGCGAAGCGACACGAAGTGCGCGAAGACTGGGGGGTTGCCTATTGCTTTGGGGTTACCTGTTATATGCAGTCTCGCCGTGCGAGGAGATGTCGAGGCCTTCGCGCTCTTCTTCTTCCGACACACGCAGGCCGATGGTGAGGTCGGCGATCTTGAAGGCGATGAACGCCACCACGCCCGACCAGACGATGGTCAGCAGCACGCCCTTGAGCTGGATCCAGACCTGGGCGCCGATGCCGTTGGACACCACGCTGGCCGTGACCCAGTCGCCCACGAGGCCGGGGCCGCCGAGTGCCTGGGTGTTGAACACGCCGGTGAGCAGCGCGCCGACGATACCGCCGACACCGTGCACGCCGAACACGTCGAGCGAGTCGTCCGCGCCCAGCAGCTTCTTGAGGCCGTTGACGCCCCAGAGGCAGGCGAAGCCGGCGATGAAGCCGATGATGATGGCGCCCATCAGGCCGACGTTGCCGGCGGCCGGGGTGATGGCCACGAGGCCTGCAACGGCGCCCGAAGCAGCACCCAGCATCGAGGCCTTGCCCCGCATCAGTGCTTCACCGATGCACCATGCGAGCACGGCTGCGGCGGTGGCGGTGAAGGTGTTCATGAAGGCGAGTACGGCACTGGTGCCGGCTTCGAGGGCCGAACCTGCGTTGAAACCGAACCAGCCGACCCACAGCAGCGAGGCACCGACCATGGTGAGCGTGAGCGAATGCGGCGTGAAGGCTTCCTTGCCGTAGCCGACGCGCTTGCCGATCACGAAGGCACCGACCAGGCCCGCCACGGCTGCGTTGATGTGCACCACGGTGCCGCCCGCGAAGTCGAGGGCGCCCCATTGCCAGATCAGGCCAGCCTTGGCGTTCTGTGCATCCACCACGTTGGCGGCGGTGTAGGCGTCCGGGCCCATCCAGAACCAGACCATGTGCGCGAGCGGCGCATAGCTGAAGGTGAACCAGATCACCATGAACAGCAGCACGGCCGAGAACTTGGCGCGCTCGGCGAAAGCACCCACG
Protein-coding regions in this window:
- the glcE gene encoding glycolate oxidase subunit GlcE — protein: MEPALSQIAERIRAAAAEAAPLRIRGGGTKDFYGEPPHGEALSTVGLTGITSYEPSELVVTARAGTPLAELEAALAEKGQCLPFEPPHFGTAGAGTVGGMVAAGLSGPARASVGAVRDYVLGATLVNGRGEVLGFGGQVMKNVAGYDVSRVLAGSLGTLGVIAEVSLKVLPVAPAEATLAFSCSQADALRLLNEWGGRPLPLNASCWFEAAGTGTLRLRLRGAAAAVEAACAHLGGERMDNVVAAAGWQSLRDQQHRWFAAADGSVALWRLSVPQTAPVLALRDGGVPLIEWHGGQRWYKAPLERASLIREAAHAAGGHATLFRMPPASTAGAGARRFDALSAPVARIHHALMREFDPHGIFDRARLLAAA
- a CDS encoding SMP-30/gluconolactonase/LRE family protein is translated as MWTTLENSLCELGESPFWHPQERALYWLDIPGRAVLRTRGEIGTPSARVERWALATEPGCMAPARSGGFVIALRDGIYRAREWGGELVAMARVAHDVRTMRFNDGKCDALGRFWGGSLNEAKDRANAALYCFDARPGTGVAPTLAQMANESTTANGLAFSPDGRTLYWADTAAHVVRAWDWDAEANSLSRARVFHQFEAKPEGWAPESPVRYEGRPDGATVDAQGHYWVAMFEGAQLLRFAPSGEIVASVSVPVQCPTMPCFGGDDLKTLFVTSGRKGRPASEIERLPASGRVIAMQVDIPGLPVNFFED
- a CDS encoding carboxypeptidase regulatory-like domain-containing protein; the protein is MSSVQAFIVSKNLRRALLACACAAGAFGAQAQSAMPQWKGEGAVRYVCGGIGSDESNAMRAAMKEHPLALLFARADGAYLADVQVDIKGADGAPSLALRASGPVCLVDIPAGRYTIDATTTGGNAKSQSVTVGGGSKTASFRF
- a CDS encoding FAD-linked oxidase C-terminal domain-containing protein, producing the protein MNAPLTAVQHDSLQKTDRQSQIVRALQAHLPAHALIWHAEDTTPYECDGLTAYRQRPLVVALPETEVQVAAVLKTCHGLGVPVVARGAGTGLSGGAMPHALGVTLSLAKFNSILKIDPLSRTAVVQCGVRNLAISEAAAPFNLYYAPDPSSQIACTIGGNVAENSGGVHCLKYGLTLHNVLRVRGFTAEGEAIEFGGEALDAPGLDLLALVIGSEGMLAVTTEVTVKLVPKPQLARCIMASFDDVRKAGDAVAAVIAAGIIPAGLEMMDKPMTAAVEDFVRAGYDLDAAAILLCESDGTPEEVEEEIGRMTAVLRSSGATAIAVSTSEDERMKFWSGRKNAFPASGRISPDYMCLDSTIPRKRLADILLAIQEMEKKYQLRCCNVFHAGDGNLHPLVLFDANDPDELHRCELFGADILETSVAMGGTVSGEHGVGVEKLNSMCVQFTAAENEQMFGVKRAFDPAGLLNPGKAIPTLQRCAEYGKQVVRGGRLPHPDLPRF
- the glcF gene encoding glycolate oxidase subunit GlcF encodes the protein MQTELAPEFRDTDDGREAEAILRKCVHCGFCTATCPTYQLLGDELDGPRGRIYLIKQVLEGKAPTRSTQLHLDRCLTCRNCESTCPSGVQYGHLVDIGRKIVDEKVPRPAMESATRWLLKEGLPSPLFGPAMAFGQSVRGLLPEALRAKVPAKQEAGAWPTATHARKMLMLAGCVQPSMMPNVNSATARVLDAAGIQAVIAKEAGCCGAVKFHLNDQEGGKAQMRANIDAWWPMVERNEAEAIVMNASGCGVTVREYGHILQHDPAYAAKAARISELTRDLSELLPDLVPALKARVHAPQGVVAYHPPCTLQHGQKLRGGVETHLRALGFDVRVAMNESHLCCGSAGTYSVLQPELAYPLRDRKLGHLKQLQPSVIASANIGCITHLQSGSQETPVRHWVELLDAALATA
- a CDS encoding LysR substrate-binding domain-containing protein, encoding MALQHIPPIQCLLTFETLARLRHAGRAADELCVTPSAVSHRIRQLESHVGFKLFGRSDFSLTADGAAYLANVRTGLAALQATPGGHAAQQRATRLRIAVTPTFSRVFLMPRLELFRNICPDIELVLQVSIPLLDVTAEQADLEVRYGSGAYADCEHRLLLEEEVVPACSPSYLNEFGPFNGFRTAAEIASARLIRSPLEPWGTWFASCAIDQPEPHVGSQFNDLGLVYDAAASGFGVALVRLKMGAAWFESGRLVPLSDRPVPSPHRHTICWQPGTLERWECAAFVDWLAQSMN
- a CDS encoding ammonium transporter produces the protein MKKLLVSLALGLSVFTAAFAQAPAPAAEAPAASAPAAAAPAPAAAPAAAAPAAAAPAPAEAAPAAAPAPSFNKGDTSWMMLSTLLVIMMTVPGLALFYGGLVRSKNMLSVLMQVMVTFSMIVVLWLIYGYSLAFTEGNAFFGGFDRLFMKGIFDPATGVFAPGATFSKGVYIPELLFAAFQATFAGITCCLIVGAFAERAKFSAVLLFMVIWFTFSYAPLAHMVWFWMGPDAYTAANVVDAQNAKAGLIWQWGALDFAGGTVVHINAAVAGLVGAFVIGKRVGYGKEAFTPHSLTLTMVGASLLWVGWFGFNAGSALEAGTSAVLAFMNTFTATAAAVLAWCIGEALMRGKASMLGAASGAVAGLVAITPAAGNVGLMGAIIIGFIAGFACLWGVNGLKKLLGADDSLDVFGVHGVGGIVGALLTGVFNTQALGGPGLVGDWVTASVVSNGIGAQVWIQLKGVLLTIVWSGVVAFIAFKIADLTIGLRVSEEEEREGLDISSHGETAYNR